A genomic window from Levilactobacillus yonginensis includes:
- a CDS encoding VIT family protein — protein sequence MKRNKKPATLAQRINVLRASVMGANDGILSVAGIVVGVAGAATSSFAIFISGIAGMIAGTVSMAMGEYVSVNTQKDAQRKAIETQTAALDDDYQGEVDFIREKYIASGIKPELATQATKEMMANDPLKASVRERFGFNVGEYTNPFSAAIASMISFPTGSILPLVSISLLPKDWRILGTFIAVVIALSITGYVAATLGNANRRNGTMRNVIAGILTMLVTYGIGHLFA from the coding sequence ATGAAAAGAAATAAGAAGCCGGCGACACTGGCCCAACGAATCAATGTTTTACGGGCGAGCGTGATGGGTGCTAACGATGGTATCCTGTCCGTTGCTGGGATCGTTGTGGGGGTTGCTGGGGCGGCCACTAGTAGTTTTGCAATCTTTATTTCTGGCATTGCCGGTATGATTGCTGGTACGGTGTCCATGGCAATGGGGGAGTATGTCTCCGTCAACACGCAAAAGGATGCGCAGCGCAAAGCGATTGAAACGCAGACCGCGGCATTGGACGACGATTATCAAGGTGAGGTTGATTTCATCCGAGAAAAATACATCGCGAGTGGCATCAAGCCGGAATTGGCAACTCAGGCTACTAAGGAAATGATGGCCAATGATCCACTTAAGGCTAGCGTTCGGGAGCGGTTTGGATTTAACGTTGGTGAGTATACCAACCCATTTTCAGCAGCGATTGCTTCCATGATCTCTTTTCCAACTGGGTCAATCTTGCCTTTGGTGTCAATTAGCCTGTTACCAAAAGACTGGCGGATTCTCGGAACGTTTATTGCAGTGGTGATTGCGTTGTCGATTACCGGCTACGTGGCCGCTACGTTGGGGAACGCCAATCGCCGCAACGGGACTATGCGGAACGTAATCGCTGGAATTTTAACGATGCTCGTAACCTACGGCATCGGCCATCTATTTGCCTAG
- a CDS encoding VIT family protein, whose product MEVNEEVHEKKQKKQKQHQTMDEKLNTLRAGVLGSNDGILTVVGVLFSVAAATTNQFTIFIAGLSDLLACAFSMASGEYASVSTQKDTEKAAVAKEQALLQSNYADQQAAVQKFYEERGVTPETSLAIAQDLMHKDALATVVNVKEDIQLGHYMNPWDAAFSSLIAASLGGTFPLVAMTLFPAATQWPATIVAVLLSVTLTGYLSAKLGHGLVKTAIIRNVIVGIITMFIHYYVGQFF is encoded by the coding sequence ATGGAAGTAAACGAAGAGGTTCACGAAAAAAAACAGAAGAAACAAAAGCAACACCAAACTATGGATGAAAAATTAAACACGTTGCGGGCTGGTGTGCTCGGTTCTAATGATGGGATTCTAACCGTCGTTGGTGTATTGTTCAGTGTTGCCGCTGCCACGACTAACCAATTTACGATTTTTATTGCGGGATTGTCTGACCTACTAGCTTGTGCGTTTTCGATGGCTTCTGGTGAGTACGCTTCGGTTAGTACACAAAAGGACACTGAAAAAGCTGCAGTGGCCAAGGAACAGGCTTTGTTGCAGAGTAACTACGCTGATCAACAGGCTGCTGTTCAAAAGTTCTATGAGGAACGGGGCGTTACGCCCGAAACGTCTTTGGCGATTGCACAGGATCTGATGCACAAGGATGCATTGGCTACGGTGGTCAATGTCAAGGAAGATATTCAGTTGGGGCACTACATGAATCCTTGGGATGCAGCCTTTTCTTCACTGATTGCTGCTTCACTAGGAGGCACGTTCCCACTGGTTGCCATGACACTATTCCCGGCGGCAACGCAATGGCCAGCGACCATTGTGGCCGTGCTGTTATCCGTAACGTTGACGGGATACCTGAGCGCTAAGCTGGGACACGGGTTAGTTAAAACAGCCATTATTCGTAACGTCATTGTCGGTATCATTACGATGTTTATTCACTATTACGTCGGTCAATTCTTCTAA
- a CDS encoding APC family permease — MKRKMSLFSLIMLTLSAIIGSGWLFGAGMAAQIAGPASILSWILGAVVIGLIALNYIELGTMFPTSGGMSQYAAFSHGPLLGFVAGWSNWLSLLTIIPIEAVAAVQYMSSWPWSWANWTRGFLKAGNITNEGLVIVFLFILAFTLLNFWSVKLLTRFTSFISMFKLLIPTLTIIVLIWTGFETQNFAHAAGFMPSGSASIFSATTAAGIIFSYNAFQTTINMGNEIEHPEKNIFWSIVIAFGISAIIYTMLQVAFIGAVPAGNLAHGWHGVNFQSPFADIAILLNLGWLSTLLYLDAFVSPFGTGVSFVATTSRALAAMTGSKHMPTKLGEVNRKYQTPRRAMVVNLLLGVVLVAGFRNWSALSNVISTSTLIAYLTGPVTVTALRRQAPNFIRPFRLHAVHWWSPLAYILASLAIYWAKWPTTIEVFGVIALGLVFYVYYEVRQPAGWYALRASLKGSRWLLAEMIWLTIMSLIGSHEFGGIGFAAYPWDFVLVTLGSLGCYYLGVHDAYHSESFEIAEELNLRVNEE; from the coding sequence ATGAAGCGCAAAATGAGTTTATTTTCTTTGATCATGTTAACGCTGAGCGCCATCATTGGGTCCGGCTGGCTATTCGGCGCGGGGATGGCTGCTCAGATTGCAGGACCTGCTTCAATTCTATCCTGGATATTGGGGGCCGTTGTGATTGGCCTGATTGCATTAAATTACATTGAATTAGGGACCATGTTCCCGACGAGCGGTGGGATGAGTCAATACGCCGCTTTTTCACATGGTCCGTTACTGGGGTTTGTCGCCGGTTGGTCGAATTGGTTGTCACTCCTGACGATTATTCCGATCGAAGCCGTGGCGGCGGTGCAGTACATGAGTTCCTGGCCCTGGAGTTGGGCTAATTGGACGCGGGGGTTTCTTAAAGCTGGTAATATTACCAACGAAGGATTAGTCATTGTCTTTCTCTTTATCTTGGCTTTCACCCTCTTAAACTTTTGGTCAGTCAAGTTGCTGACCCGGTTCACCAGTTTTATTTCGATGTTTAAATTATTGATTCCAACGTTGACCATTATCGTGTTGATCTGGACGGGTTTTGAGACCCAAAACTTTGCCCACGCGGCGGGGTTCATGCCAAGTGGTAGCGCGTCAATCTTCTCAGCAACCACAGCTGCGGGAATCATCTTTTCCTACAATGCCTTTCAAACGACCATTAACATGGGAAATGAAATTGAACATCCGGAGAAAAATATTTTTTGGAGCATTGTGATTGCTTTTGGTATCAGTGCCATTATTTATACGATGCTCCAGGTGGCCTTCATTGGGGCCGTTCCTGCTGGGAACCTCGCCCATGGTTGGCACGGTGTGAACTTCCAGTCGCCATTCGCAGACATTGCGATTCTATTAAACTTAGGTTGGCTGTCGACACTGCTGTATCTGGACGCATTCGTGTCGCCGTTTGGAACTGGCGTTTCCTTCGTGGCCACTACTAGTCGGGCGTTAGCTGCCATGACTGGGAGCAAGCACATGCCGACCAAATTGGGTGAAGTTAACCGCAAGTATCAGACGCCGCGGCGGGCCATGGTCGTCAACCTGTTGCTAGGGGTCGTACTGGTCGCTGGATTTCGGAATTGGAGTGCACTATCCAACGTGATTTCGACGTCTACGCTGATTGCTTACCTGACGGGGCCAGTCACGGTGACGGCGTTGCGGCGCCAAGCGCCCAACTTTATTCGGCCATTTCGCCTCCATGCGGTACACTGGTGGTCACCACTGGCATACATTTTGGCTAGTCTAGCCATTTATTGGGCTAAGTGGCCAACCACTATTGAAGTTTTTGGGGTCATTGCCCTGGGACTAGTTTTCTACGTTTATTATGAAGTACGACAACCGGCAGGCTGGTACGCTTTACGTGCAAGTCTAAAGGGAAGTCGCTGGTTACTAGCAGAAATGATCTGGCTGACGATTATGTCGTTGATCGGGAGTCATGAGTTTGGCGGTATTGGCTTTGCAGCCTATCCGTGGGACTTTGTCTTGGTAACGCTGGGGAGCTTGGGCTGTTACTATCTAGGGGTTCACGATGCCTACCACAGTGAATCCTTTGAGATTGCCGAGGAACTTAACTTACGAGTGAACGAGGAGTAG
- a CDS encoding GNAT family N-acetyltransferase: MSSFEGYHPLLTPLFRFDWLTRFNLKNVADLANEDLAATAEWVNTTMHDTMSRTALTWGIERRQTHKLVGWAGFTALDLTTHKGQIRFIGKRLPVTEQQEIVDRLVNFGRDELQLTTLKLTAPERLDDVVLVAAGFTQTTDGPWTWHK; this comes from the coding sequence ATGTCTAGTTTCGAAGGGTATCATCCCCTCTTGACCCCCTTATTTCGTTTCGACTGGCTCACCCGTTTCAATTTAAAGAACGTTGCCGACCTTGCCAACGAGGACCTGGCGGCCACAGCTGAATGGGTCAACACCACCATGCACGATACCATGAGCCGTACCGCCTTAACGTGGGGTATCGAACGGCGCCAGACCCATAAGCTAGTCGGTTGGGCAGGTTTCACTGCCTTAGACCTCACCACCCACAAGGGTCAGATTCGGTTTATTGGCAAACGACTCCCTGTGACGGAGCAACAAGAAATCGTTGACCGGCTAGTTAACTTTGGGCGCGACGAGCTTCAGCTCACGACACTGAAATTAACTGCTCCCGAACGCCTAGACGACGTCGTATTGGTGGCTGCTGGTTTCACGCAAACCACTGATGGCCCTTGGACCTGGCACAAGTAA
- a CDS encoding lactonase family protein, which produces MTEEFYIGTYTKRISRGIYRVSVDTATPKLMDCEWLASAGSPTYIAKAKAQRLYVINKKETDGTTHGGLIIYDVSEEKPRAIQQVLDIGSSPAYVAVDEARQLVFTANYHTAAVTVYAIAADGTLTLTDKVIDQDPVGPAPEQADGPHPHFADLTPDQRLVVCDLGSDKVYLYDVSAEGKLSAVSQLDLPAGYGPRHIVFDDKKHVAYLVGELSSNVATLSYDAAAGQFAVKEITSTIPEDWTAHNGAAAIRLSADGRFVYVSNRGNNSLAVFATAEDGSLTLVQRISTEGDFPRDFNWTADQSLVLVVNQNSDNATLYQRDAQTGKLTLVQKDFMVPEGVSVLPA; this is translated from the coding sequence ATGACGGAAGAGTTTTATATTGGGACTTACACCAAGCGAATTAGCCGCGGAATCTACCGGGTCAGCGTTGACACGGCCACACCTAAGCTCATGGATTGCGAATGGCTGGCGTCAGCCGGAAGCCCAACTTACATTGCAAAGGCCAAAGCGCAACGGTTATACGTCATCAACAAAAAGGAAACTGATGGGACCACACACGGTGGCCTGATTATCTATGATGTTTCAGAAGAAAAGCCACGGGCAATTCAACAAGTCTTGGATATTGGGTCCTCACCAGCCTACGTGGCGGTCGACGAAGCTCGCCAATTAGTCTTTACGGCTAATTACCATACGGCTGCTGTAACGGTCTACGCCATCGCTGCCGATGGTACCCTGACGCTAACTGATAAGGTGATTGATCAAGATCCAGTCGGGCCAGCCCCAGAACAAGCTGACGGTCCACACCCTCATTTTGCAGACCTTACGCCAGACCAGCGGTTGGTCGTTTGTGATTTGGGCTCTGACAAGGTTTACCTGTATGATGTGTCAGCTGAGGGTAAACTTTCAGCTGTTAGCCAATTAGACTTACCAGCTGGTTATGGTCCCCGGCACATCGTGTTTGATGACAAAAAACACGTTGCCTACTTGGTCGGTGAATTGAGTAGTAACGTGGCTACGTTGAGCTATGATGCCGCTGCTGGCCAGTTTGCTGTTAAGGAAATTACATCAACGATCCCGGAAGATTGGACCGCTCACAACGGTGCCGCTGCCATTCGACTAAGTGCCGATGGTCGGTTCGTTTACGTGTCTAACCGGGGCAATAATTCTTTGGCAGTCTTTGCGACGGCTGAAGATGGTAGTCTGACGTTAGTTCAGCGGATTTCCACGGAAGGTGACTTCCCACGAGACTTCAACTGGACGGCTGATCAGAGCTTAGTCTTAGTGGTTAACCAAAATTCTGACAACGCCACGTTGTATCAACGGGACGCTCAGACTGGTAAATTAACGTTGGTTCAAAAGGACTTCATGGTGCCAGAAGGTGTCAGCGTCCTGCCAGCATAA
- a CDS encoding alpha/beta hydrolase encodes MGERLSLEPAAVAVCEDNSAHPRSYELIPDAGRQLLSDFQDRPIAKDEVTIEDEPCDTGEWGIINVRYIRPIGAFGRLPVIFYIHGGGWVFGDSHTHDKLIRELAVRTHSVVIFPDYSLAPEAQYPTAIEQNYAVLCQTAAAHGLWDASHLIVAGDGVGGNLATVMTLMAKQRKGPRITGQLLYYPVTDTDFETASYQEFGEGYGLASAGMQWFWDQYAPDSEDREKSTVAPLKADQSELVELPAAMILTAEADVTRDEAEAYACRLRQVGVAVTQVRFQGMVHDFVMLNALDKTRACRAAMDLSTQWVMQQQHLLANVFD; translated from the coding sequence ATGGGGGAACGACTTTCTTTAGAACCAGCTGCGGTAGCGGTTTGTGAGGACAATAGTGCCCACCCGCGCTCGTATGAGTTGATTCCGGATGCTGGTCGGCAACTGTTAAGTGATTTTCAGGACCGGCCCATTGCTAAGGACGAGGTGACGATTGAAGATGAACCTTGTGACACTGGTGAATGGGGTATCATTAACGTTCGCTACATTCGGCCAATTGGGGCATTTGGCCGGTTGCCTGTGATCTTTTACATTCACGGTGGTGGGTGGGTCTTCGGAGACAGTCACACACATGATAAATTAATTCGTGAGTTGGCGGTTAGGACGCATTCAGTGGTCATTTTTCCAGATTATTCATTGGCGCCGGAGGCTCAGTATCCCACGGCAATTGAGCAAAATTATGCGGTTCTCTGCCAAACGGCGGCAGCCCACGGCCTGTGGGATGCTAGCCATCTGATTGTAGCTGGGGACGGCGTTGGCGGTAATTTGGCCACCGTGATGACCCTGATGGCCAAGCAGCGGAAGGGTCCCAGGATTACTGGTCAGTTGTTGTATTACCCAGTAACTGATACGGACTTCGAAACGGCTTCGTATCAAGAATTTGGTGAGGGCTACGGCTTAGCTAGCGCCGGGATGCAGTGGTTCTGGGACCAGTATGCACCTGACTCGGAAGACCGGGAGAAAAGTACGGTGGCTCCGCTAAAGGCAGATCAGTCAGAGCTGGTCGAATTACCGGCCGCCATGATTTTGACGGCAGAAGCGGATGTGACTAGAGATGAGGCCGAAGCCTATGCTTGTCGTCTTCGCCAGGTGGGGGTGGCGGTCACGCAGGTCCGGTTCCAGGGGATGGTCCATGATTTTGTCATGCTGAATGCGTTGGACAAGACGCGGGCTTGTCGGGCCGCCATGGACCTCTCGACCCAGTGGGTCATGCAACAACAACACTTGCTGGCTAACGTCTTTGACTGA
- a CDS encoding sce7725 family protein: MLYFPYFRGRQYDLLALKKIAEQRILPRNIIPIIEPVRDIRALPQTVAAFVDHDQPLVLIANPTVSDYALTQQKLYDWQGWRDNPNLIVGHILTPTTVASPPIAGRQTLLIGRQYDELLAAQHAGILTNVTYLLVPPEARIRQLLQRPTISLFDHAWLPEHDRSYADIEDGFFSNDWELATQNHYQGFSDYTIGGGHYSEHGYPARAVTLHLTYFSGEQLRIHRFVSDDRSDFKHPKEKFFQAVAKLAEWLPQQPTSVQTPAAQELAAYHTQHHFPGLGVVKRLSLEHHLQTMAAYFNTHYPLN, from the coding sequence ATGCTGTACTTCCCTTATTTTCGTGGTCGGCAGTACGACCTTCTAGCCTTAAAAAAGATTGCTGAACAACGGATATTACCACGTAACATCATTCCCATTATCGAACCCGTTCGAGATATCCGGGCCCTCCCCCAAACCGTAGCCGCCTTCGTGGACCATGATCAGCCACTGGTCCTTATCGCGAACCCTACGGTCAGCGATTACGCGCTGACGCAACAAAAGCTTTACGACTGGCAGGGTTGGCGCGATAATCCCAATCTCATCGTTGGTCATATTTTAACCCCGACCACGGTGGCTAGTCCCCCAATCGCTGGTCGGCAGACTTTACTGATTGGTCGACAATATGACGAACTTTTGGCAGCCCAGCACGCTGGCATTTTAACCAATGTGACCTACTTGTTAGTCCCACCAGAAGCTCGGATTCGGCAGCTCCTGCAGCGACCAACCATTAGCCTCTTTGATCACGCTTGGTTGCCGGAACACGACCGTAGCTATGCCGACATTGAAGACGGCTTTTTCAGCAATGACTGGGAACTAGCCACTCAGAATCACTATCAAGGATTCAGCGACTACACCATTGGTGGCGGCCACTACAGTGAGCACGGCTACCCAGCCCGGGCGGTCACCCTCCATCTGACCTACTTTTCGGGTGAGCAGCTTCGCATTCACCGCTTCGTTTCCGACGACCGCTCAGACTTCAAGCATCCCAAGGAAAAGTTCTTTCAAGCCGTTGCCAAATTGGCTGAATGGTTACCGCAACAACCTACTAGTGTTCAAACACCCGCGGCCCAAGAACTCGCAGCCTACCACACCCAGCACCACTTCCCCGGTCTGGGTGTGGTCAAACGACTCAGTCTGGAACACCACCTCCAGACAATGGCGGCTTACTTTAACACACACTACCCACTGAATTGA
- a CDS encoding helicase C-terminal domain-containing protein, with translation MTNKLGVRELVEFTLRTGDLSNTSGSQNTALLGAQIHRRLQKQRDENYQKEYYLEQELTLNGHPYLLHGRADGVTLTDDTAEIEEIKTSETVFDQLSKNTLTLYWAQVKIYAHLLMEKAPDLNAVTLTLTYFQTNTETTTQKTQIISKSDAQTFFDGVITEYVTWLKFRSDLQARRDPTIQQLTFPFDHYRPGQRELAVAVYKTILTSKRLFAEAPTGTGKTISTLFPSIKAIGESLIQRIFYLTAKQSTRRVAEEAIAMMATQGLKLKSITLTAKDKIKFPEETDLLPEENPYMLGYYDRLKPALLDLIQNNDQLTRPVIEKYARKHTLDPFEFQLDASLFCDVIIGDYNYLFDPQVHLQRFFATEDPNNFFLIDEAHNLVNRSREMYSAAISSQPLDHLINQSRDLPQSSKKLHRRLLDLRATFDDVAAPLLAENQTDSTFLTPPENFDHDLSRLVEAIHDWLVDQPQTPFTQAILDYYFAAISYQRIGEYFDETYRMRLEIIDGNITLKELCLDPSAFLADSLALGHGAVLFSATLSPMDYYQTVLGGDTDSLAYRLASPFEPQHQAIMVTTYIQTTYKQRNANLANILLAIKTMIDGKQGNYLIFLPSRSYLLDVSQAFQLAYPHVKTVIQEAQMAEADRTAFLANFVADPAQTLVGFALLGGIFAEGIDLKADRLIGVGIVSVGLPGINPETDLIRDYFDAQSQRGFAFAYQLPGLNNVFQAAGRLIRGSKDVGIILLMDQRFASPRYTHLYPRHWQHFQRLYRPEQLTTAIQNFWHQEVFDEN, from the coding sequence ATGACAAATAAATTGGGGGTTCGTGAATTAGTCGAATTCACTCTACGAACGGGCGACCTGAGTAACACCTCAGGTAGTCAAAACACCGCCCTGTTAGGCGCCCAGATTCACCGTCGTCTTCAGAAGCAACGCGACGAAAACTACCAAAAAGAGTACTACCTTGAGCAAGAATTAACGCTCAATGGCCATCCGTATCTCCTACATGGCCGCGCCGATGGCGTAACGCTCACGGATGACACCGCTGAAATTGAAGAAATCAAAACATCTGAAACCGTCTTTGACCAGCTGAGTAAGAACACCTTGACCCTTTACTGGGCTCAAGTCAAGATCTACGCGCACTTACTGATGGAAAAAGCGCCTGATTTAAATGCGGTAACGCTCACCCTGACTTACTTTCAGACGAATACTGAAACCACCACCCAGAAGACCCAAATAATTAGTAAATCAGACGCCCAAACATTCTTTGATGGGGTCATCACCGAGTACGTTACCTGGCTCAAATTCCGCTCGGATCTGCAAGCACGGCGCGACCCCACCATTCAGCAGTTGACCTTCCCATTCGACCACTACCGACCAGGCCAACGAGAGCTAGCCGTCGCCGTTTACAAAACAATTTTAACCAGCAAACGACTCTTTGCCGAGGCTCCCACTGGGACGGGTAAAACAATTTCGACTCTTTTCCCCAGCATCAAAGCCATCGGCGAAAGCTTGATTCAGCGTATCTTTTATTTGACTGCCAAGCAAAGTACGCGTCGAGTGGCTGAAGAAGCTATTGCTATGATGGCCACACAGGGACTCAAACTAAAAAGCATCACGCTGACTGCCAAGGACAAAATCAAATTTCCCGAAGAAACCGACTTACTGCCCGAAGAAAACCCGTACATGTTGGGTTACTATGATCGGTTAAAACCCGCGCTGCTAGATCTTATTCAGAACAATGACCAACTGACCCGCCCTGTCATCGAAAAATACGCACGTAAACACACCCTGGACCCCTTTGAATTCCAACTAGATGCCAGTCTTTTTTGTGACGTCATTATCGGTGATTATAACTACCTCTTCGATCCGCAGGTCCACCTGCAGCGTTTCTTCGCCACCGAAGATCCTAACAACTTTTTTCTAATTGATGAAGCCCACAACTTGGTCAACCGGTCCCGTGAAATGTACTCCGCGGCCATCAGCAGCCAACCACTCGACCACCTGATTAATCAAAGTCGGGACCTACCCCAATCCAGCAAAAAGTTGCACCGCCGGCTCCTCGACTTGCGCGCTACCTTTGACGATGTGGCCGCACCTCTGCTAGCGGAAAATCAGACAGACAGCACCTTCCTCACGCCACCCGAAAACTTCGATCACGACCTCAGTCGCCTAGTAGAAGCGATTCATGATTGGCTCGTCGACCAACCACAAACTCCGTTCACACAGGCCATCCTGGACTATTACTTTGCAGCCATCAGCTATCAACGAATCGGTGAGTATTTTGACGAAACCTACCGCATGCGCTTGGAAATTATCGATGGCAACATCACCCTGAAAGAACTTTGTTTGGACCCCAGTGCCTTTCTGGCGGATAGTTTGGCACTAGGCCATGGAGCGGTTCTCTTCTCAGCCACCCTGTCACCAATGGACTATTACCAAACCGTCCTGGGTGGAGACACCGACAGTCTGGCCTACCGATTGGCTTCACCCTTTGAACCACAGCACCAAGCCATTATGGTCACTACCTACATTCAAACAACTTATAAGCAACGTAACGCCAATCTCGCTAACATTCTGCTGGCCATTAAAACCATGATCGACGGAAAGCAGGGCAACTACCTCATCTTTCTGCCCTCCCGTAGCTACCTCCTCGATGTAAGTCAGGCCTTTCAACTGGCCTATCCACACGTCAAAACTGTGATTCAAGAGGCACAAATGGCTGAGGCCGACCGTACTGCCTTTCTTGCCAATTTTGTGGCTGACCCCGCACAAACGCTAGTGGGATTCGCCCTGCTTGGCGGTATTTTTGCCGAAGGTATCGACCTCAAGGCCGACCGTCTGATTGGTGTAGGCATCGTGAGTGTCGGTCTCCCTGGTATCAATCCGGAGACCGATTTAATTCGCGACTACTTCGATGCGCAGTCCCAACGTGGATTCGCCTTTGCCTATCAGTTGCCCGGCCTCAACAACGTCTTTCAGGCTGCTGGTCGGTTAATTCGGGGATCCAAAGACGTAGGTATCATTCTATTAATGGATCAACGCTTTGCCAGCCCCCGTTATACGCACCTATATCCGCGCCACTGGCAACATTTCCAACGACTCTACCGACCCGAACAACTAACAACAGCCATCCAGAACTTTTGGCACCAGGAGGTATTCGATGAAAACTAA
- a CDS encoding PTS sugar transporter → MKTIGFPLYQSIPTTEQTDSLQRACQHYRGTAIIKINDVELDPLNPELGRELARYAGQFVQVVTDGPDEANLASTIHQQLVAQKFCY, encoded by the coding sequence ATGAAGACGATAGGATTTCCTCTTTATCAAAGTATCCCGACGACTGAGCAGACTGATAGCTTACAGAGAGCTTGTCAACACTATCGTGGCACGGCTATTATTAAGATCAATGATGTCGAATTAGACCCCTTGAATCCAGAATTAGGACGTGAATTGGCTCGGTACGCGGGTCAGTTCGTCCAAGTTGTTACGGATGGTCCGGATGAAGCCAATCTTGCGTCAACGATTCACCAGCAACTAGTAGCCCAGAAGTTCTGTTACTGA
- a CDS encoding phosphate ABC transporter substrate-binding protein PstS family protein, protein MNKGSKLAMGIATISLLLVGCGKATSSTSSKSSSSSEALSGKVTAVGSTALQPLAAKAGANFQSKNSKVNLTVQGGGSGTGLSQVQAGAVSIGNSDIFAEEKDGIKADKLTDHKVAVVGMAPVVNKDTGVKNLKMAQLKQIFTGKITNWKEVGGKDQKIVIVNRAQGSGTRATFENAVLKGATAIKSQEQDSNGAVQKIVSSTPGAVSYLAFSYFTNKLQAVSIDNVTPTDNNVENNKWKIWSYEHMYTKGTPDKVTAAFLKYMDSKTVQDSLVKDMGYISIHDMKVTKDAKGTVTQN, encoded by the coding sequence ATGAATAAGGGATCAAAATTAGCAATGGGGATTGCAACAATTAGTTTACTTTTGGTTGGTTGTGGCAAGGCAACGAGCTCAACTAGCAGCAAGAGTAGCAGTAGCAGCGAGGCTTTATCGGGGAAGGTTACCGCAGTTGGTTCAACCGCGTTACAACCATTGGCAGCCAAAGCTGGTGCTAATTTCCAATCCAAGAACAGCAAGGTTAACTTGACCGTTCAAGGTGGGGGTTCTGGGACTGGGTTAAGCCAAGTGCAAGCCGGTGCCGTATCAATCGGTAACTCAGATATCTTCGCTGAAGAAAAGGACGGAATTAAAGCCGACAAGTTAACTGACCACAAGGTCGCCGTTGTTGGGATGGCTCCCGTTGTGAACAAAGATACCGGTGTTAAGAACTTGAAGATGGCGCAATTAAAGCAAATCTTCACGGGTAAGATCACGAACTGGAAAGAAGTTGGTGGTAAGGATCAAAAGATCGTTATCGTTAACCGGGCACAAGGAAGTGGGACCCGAGCAACCTTTGAAAATGCTGTCTTGAAGGGTGCAACTGCCATCAAGTCACAAGAACAAGACTCTAACGGTGCCGTTCAAAAGATCGTTTCTTCAACACCAGGGGCCGTTAGTTACTTGGCCTTCTCATACTTCACAAACAAGTTACAAGCCGTTTCAATCGACAACGTAACGCCAACGGATAACAACGTTGAAAACAACAAATGGAAGATCTGGTCTTACGAACACATGTACACGAAGGGAACACCTGACAAGGTCACTGCTGCCTTCCTGAAGTACATGGATTCCAAGACGGTGCAAGATAGCTTAGTTAAAGACATGGGCTACATCAGTATTCACGACATGAAAGTGACGAAGGATGCTAAGGGAACTGTTACCCAAAACTAG